One region of Paraburkholderia acidiphila genomic DNA includes:
- a CDS encoding carbon-nitrogen hydrolase family protein, translating into MQLELAQIPVVDGAVAPNLARVLDAIGKRREGSDLIVFPEATLTGFPTRENVRDLAETLEGPSLSRVRDAARAANIGVAVGLSEREGDRFYNTTVLIDERGDIALRYRKTHLWASDVGVFTPGDRYEVCEFKGTTVGLLICYDIEFPETARAVASLGAEMLVVTNGNMDPFGPVHRRAIVARAMENQMFAALVNRTGDGDDNLTFPGETALISPFGDVLCELKDEDAVLHAKVDRALLAQSREHYSYLHDARIALNLVDENDAQGRRSLNIRPRTR; encoded by the coding sequence ATGCAACTCGAACTCGCGCAGATCCCGGTCGTGGACGGCGCAGTCGCTCCCAACCTTGCCCGCGTGCTCGACGCGATTGGCAAGCGCCGCGAAGGCAGCGATCTCATCGTCTTTCCCGAAGCCACGCTCACGGGCTTTCCCACGCGAGAAAACGTGCGCGACCTGGCCGAAACGCTCGAAGGCCCCTCGCTCTCCAGAGTGCGCGACGCCGCGCGTGCCGCCAATATCGGCGTCGCCGTGGGCCTCTCCGAGCGCGAAGGCGATCGTTTCTACAACACCACCGTGCTGATCGACGAACGCGGCGACATCGCGTTGCGTTACCGCAAGACGCACCTGTGGGCCTCGGACGTCGGCGTGTTTACGCCCGGCGACCGCTACGAGGTATGCGAATTCAAGGGCACGACCGTTGGTCTCCTGATCTGCTACGACATCGAGTTCCCCGAAACGGCACGCGCCGTGGCTTCGCTCGGCGCGGAAATGCTCGTCGTCACGAACGGCAACATGGATCCATTCGGCCCCGTGCATCGCCGCGCGATCGTCGCGCGCGCCATGGAGAACCAGATGTTCGCGGCGCTCGTGAACCGCACCGGCGACGGCGACGATAACCTCACGTTCCCCGGCGAAACGGCGCTCATCAGCCCGTTCGGCGATGTGCTGTGCGAGTTGAAGGACGAAGACGCGGTGCTGCACGCGAAGGTAGATCGCGCGCTCCTCGCGCAAAGCCGCGAGCACTACAGCTATCTGCACGACGCACGCATTGCGCTCAATCTCGTGGACGAAAACGACGCGCAAGGCCGCCGCTCGCTCAATATCCGCCCGCGCACGCGTTAA
- a CDS encoding helix-turn-helix transcriptional regulator, with protein sequence MELDWQDRAFHHHIATLIDALDGPDFWTRMTRVIERFVAFDNWVALVFRRDRAPLVCAESPMPDGTVDLLFRAYLEGMYLLDPFYLNASEKPRAGLVTLAEVAPDNFRMTDYYQRYFKSNIIGDEVQFNLPLDEAHTLIFSLGAKHHYTERDIALFAMFAPWVVALMKQRLAYETFAEGVAEAVASDSVEAESAAQQGQLSEAGFASRIEAVTQQSGRVPLTAREIEVVRLSLSGFSTRAISERLEISFETVRAHKKHIYAKLGVSSQSELFALFYEPLGRAGA encoded by the coding sequence ATGGAACTGGACTGGCAGGACCGCGCGTTCCATCACCATATCGCGACGCTGATCGACGCCCTCGACGGCCCCGACTTCTGGACCCGCATGACGCGCGTCATCGAGCGCTTCGTGGCGTTCGACAACTGGGTTGCGCTCGTCTTCCGGCGCGATCGCGCGCCGCTCGTGTGCGCCGAGTCGCCCATGCCCGACGGCACCGTGGACCTCTTGTTCCGCGCGTATCTGGAGGGGATGTACCTGCTCGATCCGTTCTATCTGAACGCGAGCGAGAAGCCGCGCGCGGGGCTTGTCACGCTCGCCGAAGTCGCGCCCGATAATTTCCGCATGACGGACTATTACCAGCGCTACTTCAAGAGCAACATCATCGGCGACGAAGTGCAGTTCAACTTGCCGCTCGACGAAGCCCACACGCTGATTTTCTCGCTGGGCGCAAAGCACCATTACACGGAGCGCGATATTGCATTGTTCGCGATGTTCGCGCCGTGGGTGGTCGCGCTCATGAAGCAGCGGCTCGCGTATGAGACGTTTGCCGAGGGCGTTGCGGAGGCGGTCGCGTCTGACTCGGTTGAAGCCGAAAGCGCGGCGCAGCAGGGGCAATTGAGCGAGGCGGGCTTCGCCAGCCGCATCGAAGCGGTCACGCAGCAAAGCGGCCGCGTGCCGCTCACCGCGCGCGAGATTGAAGTGGTGCGGTTGAGCCTGAGCGGCTTTTCCACGCGTGCGATTTCGGAGCGGCTCGAAATCTCGTTCGAGACGGTGCGCGCGCACAAGAAGCATATTTACGCGAAGCTTGGCGTGAGTTCGCAGTCGGAACTGTTCGCGCTCTTCTACGAGCCGCTTGGACGCGCGGGCGCGTGA
- a CDS encoding rubredoxin, with protein sequence MYKKGVALEIQFSPERLNDGAGDPYWIDLTADEAAALLATLQTRLAARESTAAPLVVALDTPRESDTPEAPASASTAAAGADDGLKQWVCVICGWVYDEAAGAPDDGLAPGTRWADVPDDWRCPLCDVGKEDFALVEF encoded by the coding sequence ATGTACAAGAAAGGCGTCGCCCTCGAAATCCAGTTCTCCCCCGAACGCCTGAATGATGGCGCAGGCGACCCGTACTGGATCGACCTCACCGCCGACGAAGCCGCCGCGCTGCTCGCCACGCTGCAAACCAGACTCGCTGCGCGCGAAAGCACCGCTGCGCCGCTCGTGGTCGCGCTCGACACGCCGCGCGAAAGCGACACGCCCGAAGCCCCTGCAAGCGCCTCAACGGCCGCTGCCGGCGCCGACGACGGCCTCAAGCAATGGGTCTGCGTGATCTGCGGCTGGGTGTACGACGAAGCGGCAGGCGCCCCCGACGACGGCCTCGCTCCCGGCACCCGCTGGGCCGACGTGCCCGACGACTGGCGCTGCCCGCTATGCGACGTGGGCAAGGAAGACTTCGCGCTCGTCGAGTTCTAA
- a CDS encoding FUSC family protein — protein sequence MHDPQDNLYAYLTSLQQSALSALKRLPLKSRAVQGTLMALRAVCAAGLAYSIGRALHTEQAFWAAITAIAVTQHDYADTLAQSRDQFIGAIAGGVVGLATAAFLPENLAAYLVAVSVVIIGCWCLSVSTAARLGAITTTIVLLVPMNGPVWDVALFRVAQVGIGMACAVPVSWLFSYVEQRWLHA from the coding sequence ATGCACGACCCACAAGACAACCTCTACGCGTACCTCACTTCGCTCCAGCAATCGGCGCTGAGCGCGCTCAAGCGCCTGCCGCTCAAGAGCCGCGCCGTGCAGGGCACGCTCATGGCACTGCGCGCCGTGTGCGCGGCGGGGCTTGCATACAGCATCGGCCGCGCGCTCCACACCGAGCAGGCATTCTGGGCCGCGATCACGGCGATTGCCGTCACCCAGCACGATTACGCCGATACGCTCGCGCAGTCGCGCGACCAGTTCATCGGCGCGATTGCGGGCGGCGTGGTGGGCCTCGCGACAGCGGCGTTCCTCCCGGAGAATCTCGCGGCCTACCTCGTTGCGGTGAGCGTGGTGATCATCGGTTGCTGGTGCCTGAGTGTGAGCACCGCCGCGCGGCTCGGCGCAATCACCACCACCATCGTGCTCCTCGTGCCCATGAACGGGCCGGTGTGGGACGTCGCGCTCTTTCGCGTGGCACAGGTGGGCATCGGCATGGCCTGCGCGGTGCCGGTCAGCTGGCTCTTTTCGTATGTCGAGCAACGCTGGCTGCATGCCTGA
- a CDS encoding GntR family transcriptional regulator, with the protein MKTRAHQSLQDETYATLRRWLSLGRFVPGERLRIHTLADQLGVSEMPVRAALVRLAGESALVNLPNRGVVVPQLTRAQFDDVLNVRVMLEGEAAFLAATRLAASEIAQLDALCARMAEALEKNKRARYLDVNEDFHLMLYRASGSPLLVDLIETVWLRVGPISNLLFDEPDFAHTLNAAHEGLMRRLKRRDAQGARSAVERDLRHAAKPLRMHCLPDDPHTANTA; encoded by the coding sequence ATGAAAACGCGCGCGCATCAATCGCTGCAGGACGAAACCTACGCCACGCTGCGCCGCTGGCTGAGCCTCGGGCGCTTCGTTCCAGGCGAGCGTTTGCGCATCCACACGCTCGCCGATCAACTGGGCGTGAGCGAAATGCCGGTGCGCGCGGCGCTCGTGCGCCTGGCAGGCGAGTCTGCACTCGTGAACCTGCCTAACCGCGGCGTCGTGGTGCCGCAGCTCACGCGCGCACAGTTCGACGACGTGCTCAATGTACGCGTAATGCTCGAAGGCGAAGCGGCGTTTCTCGCCGCCACGCGCCTCGCCGCCAGCGAAATCGCGCAGCTCGACGCCCTATGCGCGCGGATGGCCGAGGCGCTGGAGAAGAACAAGCGCGCGCGCTATCTCGACGTCAACGAAGACTTCCATCTCATGCTCTATCGCGCGAGCGGCTCGCCGCTGCTCGTGGATCTGATCGAAACGGTGTGGCTACGAGTGGGGCCGATCTCGAACCTGCTGTTCGACGAGCCCGACTTTGCACACACGCTCAACGCTGCCCATGAAGGCCTGATGCGCCGGCTCAAACGCCGCGACGCGCAAGGCGCACGAAGCGCCGTCGAGCGCGACCTGCGCCACGCGGCGAAGCCGCTGCGCATGCACTGCCTGCCCGACGATCCGCACACGGCGAACACAGCTTGA
- a CDS encoding aspartate aminotransferase family protein gives MQSRQGVNWDRAQRILAREREAFVAARPKSQALSAQAAQHLLFGVPLHWMNDWSTPFSLYVDAARGAIFTDVDGHRYADFCLGDTGAMFGHAPQPVARALAAQAQRGFTTMLPGEDAVAVGEALARRFGLPVWQFAMTASDANRFAVRWARAATGRRTILVFNGCYHGTVDDVFVDLVDGRPTQRASLLGQVHDLLPSTRVVEFNDLEALAGALAGNDVACVLAEPAMTNVGMVLPEPGFWREAQALMKRHGTLLLIDETHTISSGPRGYAREHGIEPDLFVLGKPVGGGVPCAVYGFSAEFAARAQQAKLDAPPGHSGIGTTLTANALSMSAMRATLSGVMTDAAYAHMFALAERLADGLAATIARHALPWCVTRVGARTEFQFCTTPPRNGSEARAAMDDELEHLLHLYLLNRGVLITPFHNMMLVCPDTTEADVESLLTAFEACLNELSELAER, from the coding sequence ATGCAGAGCCGCCAAGGGGTGAACTGGGACCGTGCGCAGCGCATCCTCGCCCGCGAACGCGAAGCTTTCGTCGCCGCGCGGCCGAAGTCGCAGGCATTGTCCGCGCAAGCCGCGCAACATCTGCTGTTCGGTGTGCCGCTGCACTGGATGAACGATTGGTCCACGCCCTTCTCGCTGTACGTGGATGCCGCGCGCGGCGCGATCTTCACCGACGTGGACGGCCATCGCTACGCCGACTTTTGCCTGGGAGATACGGGCGCGATGTTCGGCCATGCGCCACAACCCGTGGCGCGCGCGCTCGCGGCCCAGGCACAGCGCGGCTTCACGACGATGCTGCCCGGCGAAGACGCTGTGGCCGTGGGCGAAGCGCTCGCGCGGCGCTTCGGCCTGCCCGTCTGGCAGTTCGCAATGACGGCGAGCGACGCCAACCGCTTCGCTGTTCGCTGGGCGCGCGCGGCCACGGGACGGCGCACGATACTCGTGTTCAACGGCTGCTATCACGGCACCGTGGACGATGTGTTCGTCGATCTCGTCGATGGGCGGCCCACGCAGCGCGCAAGCCTGCTCGGCCAGGTTCATGACCTGCTGCCAAGCACGCGCGTGGTCGAGTTCAACGATCTGGAAGCGCTCGCGGGCGCACTCGCCGGCAACGATGTAGCCTGCGTACTCGCCGAGCCCGCCATGACGAACGTGGGCATGGTGCTGCCCGAACCGGGCTTCTGGCGCGAGGCGCAGGCGCTCATGAAGCGCCACGGCACGCTGCTGTTGATCGACGAAACGCATACGATCAGCAGCGGGCCGCGCGGCTACGCACGTGAGCACGGCATCGAGCCGGACCTCTTCGTGCTCGGCAAGCCGGTGGGCGGCGGCGTGCCGTGCGCTGTTTACGGCTTTTCCGCCGAATTCGCCGCGCGTGCACAGCAGGCGAAACTGGATGCGCCGCCGGGCCATTCCGGCATCGGCACGACGCTCACGGCGAACGCGCTTTCGATGAGCGCAATGCGTGCGACGCTCAGCGGAGTGATGACCGATGCCGCTTACGCGCACATGTTCGCGTTGGCCGAGCGCCTCGCCGATGGCCTCGCTGCGACGATCGCGCGCCATGCATTGCCGTGGTGTGTGACGCGCGTGGGCGCACGCACCGAGTTCCAGTTCTGCACCACGCCGCCGCGTAACGGCAGCGAGGCGCGCGCCGCGATGGATGACGAACTCGAACATCTGCTGCATCTTTATCTGCTCAATCGCGGCGTGCTCATTACGCCGTTCCACAACATGATGCTCGTGTGCCCGGATACGACCGAGGCCGACGTCGAGAGCCTGCTCACCGCATTCGAAGCCTGCTTGAACGAACTAAGCGAACTGGCCGAACGATGA
- a CDS encoding DoxX family protein — MRYNLFGPGNDVVLLVSRVLLTSLFILFGWSKITGFSGTVDYMAHVGAPVPMLSAVIAVVMEFAVGILLLVGFYTRPLAVLLAIYTVATAFIGHHFWTMTGADQMMNMINFYKNISIAGGLLALAVTGPGRISIDRK; from the coding sequence ATGCGATACAACCTGTTCGGGCCGGGCAACGACGTCGTGCTACTGGTCTCGCGAGTGCTGCTGACTTCCCTGTTCATCCTGTTCGGCTGGTCCAAGATCACCGGCTTTTCGGGCACCGTCGACTACATGGCGCACGTGGGCGCGCCCGTGCCGATGCTGTCGGCCGTCATCGCCGTGGTCATGGAGTTCGCGGTTGGCATTCTGCTGCTCGTGGGCTTCTACACGCGGCCGCTCGCCGTGCTGCTTGCGATCTACACCGTTGCGACGGCGTTCATCGGCCATCACTTCTGGACCATGACCGGCGCAGACCAAATGATGAACATGATCAACTTCTACAAGAACATCAGCATCGCCGGCGGCTTGCTCGCACTCGCGGTAACGGGTCCGGGACGGATCTCGATCGACAGGAAGTAA
- a CDS encoding pirin family protein, protein MIEVRKADQRGRGEHGWLSSRHTFSFANYYDPKQVGFSDLLVINDDRVAPARGFGKHPHRDMEIFSYVLEGALEHKDSMGTGSVIVPGDVQLMSAGTGVAHSEFNHSAEEGVHFLQIWIAPNVKGAQPRYQQKNIADEEKRGKFRLILSPDGAEDSLQLRQDARVYAGRLDGAETAKVEVGAERYAYVHVARGSVKLNGVELGEGDGARIRSERELSFSDGHDAEVLVFDLRNIEVSELWS, encoded by the coding sequence ATGATCGAAGTTCGCAAGGCAGACCAACGCGGCCGCGGTGAACATGGCTGGCTCAGCTCGCGTCACACGTTTTCGTTTGCCAACTACTACGATCCGAAGCAAGTGGGCTTTTCGGACCTGCTCGTGATCAACGACGACCGCGTGGCCCCGGCGCGCGGCTTCGGCAAGCATCCGCACCGCGACATGGAAATCTTCTCGTACGTGCTGGAAGGCGCGCTCGAGCACAAGGACTCGATGGGCACCGGCTCGGTGATCGTCCCCGGCGACGTGCAGTTGATGAGCGCCGGCACCGGCGTCGCGCACAGCGAGTTCAACCACTCGGCCGAGGAAGGGGTGCACTTCCTGCAGATCTGGATTGCACCGAACGTGAAGGGCGCGCAGCCGCGCTACCAGCAAAAGAACATCGCCGATGAGGAAAAGCGCGGCAAGTTCCGCCTGATCCTCTCGCCGGACGGCGCCGAAGACTCGCTGCAGCTGCGCCAGGACGCACGCGTCTATGCCGGACGCCTCGACGGCGCGGAAACGGCGAAGGTCGAAGTGGGTGCCGAGCGCTACGCCTACGTTCATGTGGCGCGCGGCAGCGTGAAGCTGAACGGCGTGGAACTCGGGGAAGGCGACGGCGCACGCATCCGCTCCGAGCGCGAGTTGAGCTTCAGCGACGGACACGATGCAGAGGTCCTGGTGTTCGATCTGCGTAATATCGAAGTGTCGGAGCTCTGGTCTTAA
- a CDS encoding LysR family transcriptional regulator, with protein sequence MQLDDMRIFVNTVDAGNFTAAANRLRLSKQFVSRRVAALEADLGARLLVRNTRRLAVTELGKDFYERAKRILADVSEAEQAMSDRRSEPRGLLKVSAPMSFGMAHLSPLVAEFLREHPDVRFDMDLSDRNVDVIGEGFDMALRIGRLADSTLVAQKLIDVRMIACCSPGYRRRRRAPQTPADLAQHACLPYGQQGRAPWEFIVDGVRTPFEVQGPLRANNGEVLRDAAIAGLGICYLPDFIVAGSVDAGLLVEVLEPFMPPPNALHALYPQHREASVTIRAFTQYLRERLAARAATARGGAL encoded by the coding sequence ATGCAACTCGACGACATGCGGATCTTCGTGAACACCGTGGATGCCGGCAATTTCACGGCGGCGGCCAACCGGCTTCGGCTTTCGAAGCAGTTTGTGAGCCGCCGCGTGGCGGCGCTGGAGGCCGATCTGGGCGCGCGCTTGCTCGTGCGCAACACGCGCAGGCTGGCGGTCACGGAACTCGGCAAGGACTTCTATGAGCGCGCGAAACGCATCCTTGCCGACGTGTCCGAAGCCGAGCAGGCCATGTCGGACCGGCGCAGCGAGCCGCGCGGCCTCCTGAAAGTGAGCGCGCCGATGTCGTTCGGCATGGCGCACCTGTCGCCGCTCGTCGCCGAATTTCTGCGCGAACATCCGGACGTGCGCTTCGACATGGACTTAAGCGACCGCAACGTCGACGTGATCGGCGAGGGTTTCGATATGGCGTTGCGCATTGGCCGGCTGGCGGATTCCACGCTGGTCGCGCAAAAACTGATCGACGTGCGCATGATCGCCTGCTGCAGCCCCGGCTACCGGCGCCGCCGCCGCGCGCCGCAAACGCCCGCCGATCTCGCGCAGCACGCCTGCCTGCCCTATGGGCAGCAGGGCCGCGCGCCGTGGGAGTTCATCGTCGATGGCGTGCGCACGCCTTTCGAGGTGCAGGGGCCGCTGCGCGCGAACAACGGCGAAGTGCTCCGCGACGCGGCCATTGCCGGGCTCGGCATCTGCTATCTGCCGGACTTCATCGTGGCGGGATCGGTGGATGCGGGGCTGCTGGTCGAGGTGCTCGAGCCGTTCATGCCGCCGCCCAACGCGCTGCATGCGCTGTATCCGCAGCATCGTGAAGCTTCCGTGACGATCCGCGCGTTCACGCAATATCTGCGCGAGCGGCTCGCGGCGCGTGCGGCAACCGCGCGCGGCGGGGCGCTTTGA
- the ahpC gene encoding alkyl hydroperoxide reductase subunit C, whose translation MSLINTQVKPFQATAYHNGKFVPVSEENLKGKWSVVVFYPADFTFVCPTELGDLADQYAEFQKLGVEIYGVSTDTHFTHKAWHDTSDTIAKIKYPLVGDPTGAITRNFDVMIEEEGLALRGTFVINPEGEIKLCEIHDNGIGRDAKELLRKVQAAQYVASHPGEVCPAKWTPGAETLKPSLDLVGKI comes from the coding sequence ATGTCTCTCATCAACACGCAAGTCAAGCCGTTCCAGGCAACCGCATACCACAACGGTAAGTTCGTTCCGGTCTCTGAAGAAAACCTCAAGGGCAAGTGGTCGGTTGTCGTGTTCTACCCCGCCGACTTCACTTTCGTGTGCCCGACCGAACTCGGCGACCTGGCTGACCAGTACGCAGAATTCCAGAAGCTGGGCGTTGAAATCTACGGTGTGTCGACCGACACGCACTTCACGCACAAGGCATGGCACGACACGTCGGACACGATCGCCAAGATCAAGTACCCGCTGGTCGGCGACCCGACGGGCGCAATCACGCGCAACTTCGACGTCATGATCGAAGAAGAAGGCCTGGCACTGCGTGGCACGTTCGTGATCAACCCGGAAGGCGAGATCAAGCTGTGCGAAATCCACGACAACGGCATCGGCCGTGACGCCAAGGAACTGCTGCGCAAGGTGCAAGCCGCTCAGTACGTGGCATCGCACCCGGGTGAAGTTTGCCCCGCCAAGTGGACGCCGGGCGCTGAAACGCTCAAGCCGTCGCTCGACCTCGTCGGCAAGATCTAA